The following are encoded in a window of Congzhengia minquanensis genomic DNA:
- the rplD gene encoding 50S ribosomal protein L4 yields the protein MPNAKLFNMEGKEVGNCALNDAVFGIEPNKTAMHTVVVSYLGNQRQGTQSALTRAEVRGGGIKPWRQKGTGRARQGSIRSPQWTGGGVVFAPKPRSYRTSVNKKIKQLAMRSALSAKLADNEMLLLDSIAVEEIKTKAIVNMLKNLEVSEKTLIVLADKDEKVYLSAKNIPGVCVSYVGMLNVYEVLKYKKVILAKDAADKLGEVYA from the coding sequence ATGCCTAACGCGAAATTATTTAATATGGAAGGTAAAGAAGTCGGAAACTGCGCTTTAAACGACGCGGTGTTCGGAATTGAACCGAATAAAACGGCTATGCATACAGTAGTAGTCAGCTACCTCGGCAATCAGAGGCAGGGCACACAGAGCGCTTTAACCCGTGCGGAAGTTCGCGGCGGCGGCATTAAGCCGTGGCGCCAAAAGGGAACAGGCCGTGCAAGGCAAGGTTCTATCAGAAGCCCGCAGTGGACAGGCGGCGGCGTGGTTTTTGCGCCGAAGCCGAGAAGCTACAGAACAAGCGTGAACAAAAAGATTAAGCAGCTTGCAATGCGCAGCGCGCTTTCTGCAAAGCTTGCGGACAATGAAATGCTCCTTTTAGACAGCATTGCGGTTGAGGAAATTAAAACAAAAGCAATCGTAAATATGCTCAAAAACCTGGAGGTTTCTGAAAAAACATTGATTGTTCTTGCCGACAAAGACGAAAAGGTTTATCTTTCGGCTAAGAACATTCCCGGAGTCTGCGTGTCTTACGTTGGAATGCTCAACGTGTATGAAGTGTTAAAGTATAAAAAAGTTATTTTAGCAAAAGACGCCGCCGACAAATTAGGGGAGGTGTATGCGTAA
- the rplC gene encoding 50S ribosomal protein L3, with translation MKKAILGKKLGMTQLFGENGVLIPVTVVEAGPCRVIQKKTVDSDGYEAVQVGFGEKKEKHTPKAMQGHFKKAGTGYMKYLRELKLDNSSEMNVGDEIKADVFAAGDAVDVTGITKGKGYAGPIKRWGAHRGPMTHGSGYHRGPGSLGACSTPSRVMKGKKLAGHLGVEKVTIQNLEVVLVDAEKNVLAIKGAIPGPKGGMVIIKDSVKA, from the coding sequence ATGAAGAAAGCGATTTTAGGCAAAAAGCTCGGCATGACGCAGCTTTTCGGCGAAAACGGCGTTTTAATTCCCGTTACCGTTGTTGAAGCAGGCCCGTGCAGGGTAATCCAGAAAAAAACAGTGGACAGCGACGGTTATGAGGCTGTTCAGGTTGGTTTCGGCGAAAAGAAAGAAAAGCATACGCCGAAAGCAATGCAGGGACATTTTAAAAAGGCAGGAACGGGATATATGAAATATCTCCGCGAGCTCAAACTCGACAATTCCTCCGAAATGAATGTCGGCGATGAAATTAAGGCGGACGTATTCGCTGCCGGTGATGCGGTTGACGTAACCGGCATCACAAAGGGTAAAGGTTATGCCGGCCCGATTAAACGCTGGGGCGCGCACAGAGGTCCCATGACCCACGGTTCCGGTTACCACAGAGGCCCGGGCTCGCTGGGCGCATGTTCTACACCGTCCCGTGTTATGAAAGGCAAAAAGCTTGCCGGTCACCTGGGCGTTGAAAAAGTAACAATTCAGAATCTTGAAGTCGTTTTGGTTGACGCAGAGAAGAACGTTTTAGCAATCAAAGGCGCAATCCCAGGCCCCAAAGGCGGCATGGTTATCATCAAAGATTCTGTTAAGGCATAA